AGTAAGAGACATAACCCAATATCTGGTCCCATTACTAATTGTTGAAATTGCACTCTCGGATTCAATGTCTATAACTAAGAGATGCCGAACTTAACAAAAACGCCACAGTCTAAACTCGTAACTTCCAAAATATGATTATAATCTCGCATCGACTAACTTATTGATCAGGGAAGCATTTATGAAAATTACGCTGCAGTCGCCTTCCGTAGAGTCAATGCCACGTCTACTTGAACTTTCAAAGTTTATGCACGACCACGAAGCACTGACTTTTGATGTCGAACATGTGACTTCCGCATTCAGTTTCCTCATCGGACACCCCAACCATGGTGACGTTTTTCTTATCAGCGCTGATCAGGAAAACGAACAGGAAGTGATCGGATTTGTCGTTCTCTGTTACAGCTTCAGCATCGAGCTGGGCGGACAGATAGCAGTTATCGATCAAATATTCCTCCAACAGGATTGGCGTCGTCAGGGCGTTGGCTCTCACGTACTGCCAAAAATTG
The nucleotide sequence above comes from Grimontia kaedaensis. Encoded proteins:
- a CDS encoding GNAT family N-acetyltransferase, whose product is MKITLQSPSVESMPRLLELSKFMHDHEALTFDVEHVTSAFSFLIGHPNHGDVFLISADQENEQEVIGFVVLCYSFSIELGGQIAVIDQIFLQQDWRRQGVGSHVLPKIEAHAEEKDCRAVILEVNIGNSGAREFYEQFDYIARRQHCIMSKRLSR